In one Niallia taxi genomic region, the following are encoded:
- a CDS encoding DUF948 domain-containing protein → MIIILYCSVALIAIAFTILVVYVARTLKSLHITLDSVSKTLVGLERQLDGVTKETTILLHKTNELAEDIQQKSESLNGVVDAVKGIGTSVRGFNDSIQNINQNVEQKLVHNQDKIAQVLQYSKMFFNIRDQWKARRAAENGIKVKVKAH, encoded by the coding sequence ATGATTATCATTTTATATTGTAGTGTTGCATTAATTGCCATTGCTTTCACTATTTTGGTTGTGTATGTTGCCAGAACATTGAAATCGTTACATATCACTCTTGATAGTGTCTCAAAGACATTAGTTGGTCTTGAAAGACAGCTTGATGGGGTTACAAAGGAAACGACTATCTTGCTGCATAAAACAAATGAGCTTGCTGAGGATATTCAGCAAAAATCAGAAAGCCTTAATGGTGTGGTTGATGCAGTGAAGGGCATTGGCACTTCAGTAAGAGGATTCAATGATTCTATTCAAAACATTAATCAAAATGTGGAGCAAAAGCTTGTGCACAATCAGGACAAGATTGCTCAAGTGCTTCAGTACAGCAAGATGTTCTTTAATATTAGAGATCAATGGAAAGCTAGAAGAGCAGCAGAGAACGGCATAAAGGTTAAAGTAAAAGCACATTAA
- the murC gene encoding UDP-N-acetylmuramate--L-alanine ligase → MTIYHFVGIKGSGMSALAQILHDMGLQVQGSDVEKRFFTQVALEQSGIKILPFSKENIQPGMNIIVGNAFPDTHEEVVEANALGLPVVRYHRFLGDFMKQFTSVAVTGAHGKTSTTGLLAHVMKGAKPTAYLIGDGTGRGTENAEYFAFEACEYRRHFLSYFPDYAIMTNIDFDHPDYFANVDDVFSAFQEMAWQVNKGIFACGDDEQLQKIQAKVPVVFYGFDDENDFQARNVVKTTEGTTFEVYVRNTYYNTFSIPTFGNHNILNALSVIALSHYEDLDASIVQERLMSFEGVKRRFSEKRIGEQVIIDDYAHHPTEIKATIEAARQKYPDREVVAVFQPHTFSRTQTFLNEFADSLNLADSAYLCEIFGSARENHGKLSIEDLAEKVPGSKIISEESIEALKAHEKAVILFMGAGDVQKFQDAYEKSLV, encoded by the coding sequence ATGACTATTTACCACTTCGTAGGTATTAAAGGGTCAGGGATGAGTGCACTTGCACAAATCCTGCATGATATGGGTTTACAAGTTCAAGGATCGGATGTAGAAAAGAGATTTTTTACACAGGTGGCTTTAGAACAGTCAGGAATTAAAATTCTTCCTTTCTCAAAGGAAAACATTCAGCCTGGGATGAATATTATTGTGGGAAATGCTTTCCCTGATACGCATGAAGAGGTTGTGGAAGCTAATGCATTAGGTCTTCCAGTTGTCCGCTACCACCGTTTTTTAGGCGATTTTATGAAGCAGTTCACAAGCGTTGCAGTAACAGGTGCACATGGAAAAACATCAACAACAGGCTTGCTTGCGCATGTTATGAAAGGTGCAAAGCCGACAGCCTATTTAATCGGAGATGGAACAGGAAGAGGAACAGAGAATGCAGAGTACTTTGCATTTGAAGCATGTGAATACAGACGACATTTCTTATCGTACTTCCCTGATTATGCGATCATGACAAACATTGATTTTGATCATCCTGATTATTTTGCTAACGTCGATGATGTCTTTTCTGCATTCCAAGAAATGGCTTGGCAAGTAAACAAAGGAATCTTTGCTTGTGGTGATGATGAACAGCTCCAGAAAATTCAAGCAAAAGTGCCTGTAGTTTTTTATGGTTTTGATGATGAAAATGACTTCCAGGCAAGAAATGTTGTGAAGACTACAGAGGGTACAACGTTTGAAGTATATGTAAGAAATACTTACTACAATACATTCTCGATTCCGACTTTCGGAAACCATAATATCTTAAATGCATTATCTGTCATTGCCCTAAGTCATTATGAAGATTTAGATGCAAGTATTGTGCAGGAAAGACTTATGTCATTTGAGGGTGTTAAGCGCAGATTCTCTGAGAAGCGCATTGGTGAGCAAGTAATCATTGATGACTATGCGCATCATCCAACAGAGATTAAGGCGACAATTGAAGCTGCAAGACAGAAGTATCCAGACAGAGAAGTAGTGGCAGTTTTCCAACCGCATACCTTCTCAAGAACACAAACCTTCTTGAATGAATTTGCAGACAGTTTAAACCTGGCAGATTCTGCTTACTTATGTGAAATTTTCGGTTCAGCTCGTGAGAACCATGGCAAGCTGAGCATTGAAGACTTAGCAGAAAAGGTTCCAGGCAGCAAAATCATATCAGAAGAAAGTATTGAAGCATTAAAAGCGCATGAAAAGGCAGTTATCCTGTTTATGGGCGCTGGAGATGTTCAGAAGTTCCAAGATGCTTATGAAAAATCATTAGTATAA
- the ytxJ gene encoding bacillithiol system redox-active protein YtxJ — protein MKKIETVEQFEEILSNNKTAFIVKHSLTCPISAAAFDEYKQYANSNSEVDTYYLAVQDARPLSNYIAETFNIRHESPQALLFSDRSVVWNASHGGITVNSLKEASIKA, from the coding sequence ATGAAAAAGATTGAAACAGTTGAGCAGTTTGAAGAAATTTTGAGCAACAATAAGACAGCATTCATCGTAAAGCATAGCCTGACATGTCCGATAAGTGCAGCAGCATTTGACGAATACAAGCAATATGCGAATTCAAATTCAGAAGTGGATACTTATTATTTGGCTGTTCAAGATGCACGACCACTTTCTAACTATATCGCGGAAACATTTAATATAAGACATGAGTCGCCGCAAGCACTGCTGTTTTCTGATCGTTCTGTGGTGTGGAATGCATCACATGGTGGGATTACCGTTAATTCCCTTAAAGAAGCAAGCATTAAAGCATAA
- a CDS encoding bifunctional 3-deoxy-7-phosphoheptulonate synthase/chorismate mutase gives MSNKELEMLRDRIDELNLEILEKINERADLVQKIAQTKVTHGAHRYDPVRERKMLDNILAKNDGPFDNATIAHLFKQIFKAGLQLQQEDDSKALLVSRKKKPEDTVVDIRGTKIGDGVPKFVFGPCSVESYEQVAKVAESVKAKGLTLLRGGAFKPRTSPYDFQGLGVEGLKILKRVADEYDLRVISEIVSPQHIEEALDYIDVIQIGARNMQNFELLKAAGSVKKPILLKRGLAATIEEFINAAEYIISQGNDQIILCERGIRTYERATRNTLDISAVPILKQETHLPVFVDVTHSTGRKDLLLPCAKAALAIGADGVMAEVHPDPAVALSDSAQQMDIPQFDEFYKSILESPYVRA, from the coding sequence GTGAGCAATAAAGAATTAGAAATGCTTCGTGACAGAATTGACGAGTTAAATTTAGAAATCTTAGAAAAGATTAATGAAAGAGCTGATCTTGTTCAAAAAATAGCACAAACAAAGGTTACGCATGGAGCACATCGCTATGACCCGGTAAGGGAGCGTAAAATGCTTGATAACATTTTAGCAAAGAACGATGGGCCGTTTGATAATGCAACAATTGCTCATTTATTCAAGCAAATTTTCAAAGCAGGCTTGCAACTGCAGCAGGAAGATGACAGTAAAGCACTTCTTGTTTCCCGCAAGAAGAAACCGGAAGATACAGTTGTTGATATTAGAGGCACAAAAATCGGTGATGGTGTCCCTAAATTTGTTTTCGGTCCATGTTCAGTGGAATCATATGAACAGGTTGCTAAGGTTGCTGAGAGCGTAAAGGCAAAAGGTTTAACATTGCTTCGCGGAGGAGCATTCAAACCAAGAACTTCTCCATACGATTTCCAAGGGCTTGGTGTGGAAGGGCTAAAAATTTTAAAGCGAGTTGCAGATGAATATGATCTTCGTGTTATCAGTGAAATCGTTAGCCCGCAGCATATTGAAGAGGCGTTGGACTACATTGACGTTATTCAGATTGGCGCAAGAAACATGCAAAACTTTGAACTGCTGAAAGCAGCAGGAAGTGTGAAAAAGCCAATATTGCTAAAAAGAGGCTTAGCAGCAACAATTGAAGAATTTATTAATGCAGCAGAATATATTATTTCCCAAGGTAATGACCAAATCATACTTTGTGAGCGCGGTATCCGCACATACGAACGTGCGACAAGAAATACCCTAGACATTTCTGCAGTGCCAATTTTAAAACAAGAAACACATCTTCCTGTATTTGTTGATGTAACGCATTCAACAGGCAGAAAAGACTTGCTGCTGCCTTGTGCAAAAGCGGCCCTTGCAATTGGAGCAGACGGTGTTATGGCAGAGGTACATCCAGATCCTGCTGTAGCATTGTCAGATTCAGCACAGCAAATGGATATCCCTCAATTCGATGAGTTTTATAAATCAATTCTTGAATCACCATATGTAAGAGCATAA
- a CDS encoding cell division protein FtsA, producing the protein MQNKDKLFALDIGTRSVVGIIMEVLDNNYHVADILSIEHKERAMLDGQIHDVLAVAKIIQEIKSKMEETHGPLRKVSVAAAGRALKTEKAAYAVEIEGKPMMTNQDILHMELAAVQQAQSIVAEKNSRDNSQFYYCVGYSVLRYTLDEQEMGSLIDQQGSIAKVEIIATFLPKVVVESLIAALHRADLEMEALTLEPIAAINVLIPPSMRRLNVALVDIGAGTSDIAITDQGTVIAYGMVPVAGDEITEAISDQYLLDFPLAEEAKKQLSELEQITVTDILGFSTELSRAEVVEQISPALDKLADAICREILLLNNHQSPKAVMLVGGGSQTPALQQKIADMLNLPANRVAIRGIDAISNITFKDPSIKGPELVTPAGIAIAAEKSPVQYKTVYVNEQPIRLFEVNKLTIGDCLLASGLSLSKLYGKPGMAKIVSLNGQKITIPGSHGEGPVIKRDGKVCSLDDLVENGQSLQVFKGKDGEPTQVQIKSLIDLDSGRVVRINGKEYTIQPKLLCNGKAASHEAWIEDRDEINVLTVKTLQELLETLKLNDYLEELRPYQIKINDKDTIIPAFSGKIFRNGLPSRLTHSFESADEILIEKRLIPTVTELAERRQMLLYQVLPVTFNGKKLTLTKQLAQVTRNGHALKLDDKVPPYEKIQIEQKPFEGFLFQDLFAYVQIDIPQDKQGSFELLKNGESATFLTPINKGDELSIVWKVPAK; encoded by the coding sequence TTGCAAAATAAAGATAAATTATTTGCATTAGATATTGGTACTCGTTCTGTAGTGGGCATCATTATGGAAGTGCTAGATAATAATTATCATGTTGCAGACATTCTTTCCATTGAGCATAAAGAAAGAGCCATGCTTGATGGACAAATTCATGATGTGCTTGCAGTAGCCAAAATCATTCAAGAAATAAAATCAAAAATGGAAGAAACGCACGGTCCTCTTCGCAAAGTAAGTGTTGCTGCGGCAGGCAGAGCATTAAAAACGGAAAAGGCTGCTTACGCTGTTGAGATAGAGGGCAAGCCGATGATGACAAATCAGGATATTTTACATATGGAGCTTGCTGCCGTACAACAAGCCCAAAGTATTGTAGCGGAGAAAAACAGCCGGGATAACAGTCAATTTTATTACTGTGTTGGCTATTCTGTTCTTCGTTATACACTTGATGAGCAAGAAATGGGAAGCTTAATTGACCAGCAAGGCAGTATTGCTAAAGTTGAAATAATCGCTACTTTTCTGCCAAAGGTTGTTGTTGAATCATTGATTGCCGCATTGCATAGGGCGGACTTGGAAATGGAAGCATTGACACTTGAGCCGATTGCTGCCATCAACGTATTAATTCCTCCATCTATGAGAAGATTGAATGTCGCTCTTGTCGATATTGGAGCAGGCACATCTGATATTGCCATCACAGATCAGGGAACCGTTATTGCATATGGAATGGTACCTGTAGCTGGAGATGAAATTACGGAAGCAATCAGTGACCAATATTTATTAGATTTCCCGCTGGCAGAGGAAGCAAAAAAACAGCTGTCAGAGCTGGAGCAAATAACTGTTACTGATATTCTTGGCTTTTCAACAGAGTTAAGCAGGGCTGAAGTTGTTGAACAAATTTCACCTGCCCTTGATAAGCTGGCAGATGCTATTTGCAGGGAGATTTTATTGTTAAATAACCACCAGTCTCCAAAGGCTGTCATGCTTGTAGGCGGAGGCAGCCAAACACCTGCCCTCCAACAAAAAATCGCAGACATGCTGAACTTGCCTGCAAACCGTGTAGCAATCAGAGGAATTGATGCCATTAGCAATATTACCTTTAAGGACCCTTCCATTAAAGGGCCAGAGCTTGTTACACCAGCAGGAATAGCAATTGCAGCAGAAAAATCTCCTGTGCAGTATAAGACTGTATATGTAAACGAACAGCCTATCAGACTATTTGAGGTCAATAAACTGACAATTGGCGACTGTCTGCTTGCCTCAGGCTTATCCCTTTCCAAATTATATGGCAAGCCAGGGATGGCAAAAATCGTTTCATTAAATGGACAGAAAATAACCATTCCAGGTTCACATGGGGAAGGTCCTGTGATAAAAAGGGACGGCAAAGTCTGCTCATTAGATGATCTTGTCGAAAACGGACAAAGCCTGCAAGTCTTTAAAGGGAAAGATGGAGAGCCAACACAAGTTCAAATAAAAAGCTTAATAGATTTAGACAGTGGAAGAGTTGTCCGTATTAATGGGAAGGAATACACCATCCAGCCTAAATTATTATGTAATGGCAAAGCAGCTTCACATGAAGCCTGGATTGAGGATCGCGATGAAATAAATGTCTTGACTGTCAAAACACTTCAGGAGCTCCTTGAAACGTTGAAATTAAACGACTATTTGGAGGAGCTGCGTCCATATCAAATTAAAATAAACGATAAGGATACAATAATACCTGCTTTTTCTGGAAAGATTTTTCGTAATGGACTTCCTTCTAGATTAACTCACAGCTTTGAAAGCGCCGATGAAATTCTCATCGAAAAAAGATTAATTCCAACAGTGACCGAGCTCGCGGAAAGAAGACAGATGCTATTATACCAAGTCCTTCCTGTCACCTTTAACGGCAAAAAGCTAACACTTACTAAACAGCTTGCCCAGGTGACAAGAAATGGGCATGCATTAAAACTGGATGACAAGGTTCCACCTTATGAAAAAATCCAAATTGAGCAAAAACCATTTGAAGGATTTCTGTTCCAGGATTTATTTGCTTATGTGCAAATTGACATTCCACAGGATAAGCAAGGCAGCTTTGAGCTTTTGAAAAATGGAGAATCTGCAACCTTTTTAACTCCTATTAACAAAGGGGATGAGCTCTCCATTGTATGGAAGGTTCCTGCAAAATAA
- a CDS encoding aminopeptidase, with product MKDPRIELLAKNLINYSIRLQKGEKVLIENFGLQKELVKALVKEAYAVGGYPFVSLKDNDVNRALLLGAQEEQYEMLASFEANVMSQMDAYIGLRAGDNINEHADVPAEKMKIEGATVGKKVHREIRVPKTRWVVLRYPSPSMAQLAKMSTDGFEDFYFNVCNLDYGKMDKAMDNLVDLMNKTDEVKITGPGTDLTFSIKDIPAIKCSGQMNIPDGEVYTAPVRNSVNGTLTYNTPSPYQGFTFEQVKLTFKDGKIIEATSNDTERLNAILDTDEGARFIGEFAIGVNPYILHPMQDILFDEKIDGSFHFTPGQCYDDAFNDNHSNIHWDMVNIQRPDYGGGEISFDGVLIRKDGRFVIPELEALNPENLK from the coding sequence ATGAAAGACCCACGTATAGAGCTGTTAGCTAAAAATTTAATTAATTATTCGATCAGATTGCAAAAGGGTGAAAAAGTCCTAATTGAAAACTTTGGTTTGCAAAAGGAGCTTGTCAAAGCACTTGTAAAAGAAGCGTATGCTGTAGGCGGATACCCTTTTGTGTCCTTAAAGGATAATGATGTAAACAGAGCATTGCTTTTAGGCGCACAAGAGGAGCAATATGAGATGCTGGCTAGCTTTGAAGCAAATGTGATGAGCCAGATGGATGCTTATATCGGACTTCGTGCAGGAGATAATATTAATGAGCATGCTGATGTGCCTGCAGAAAAAATGAAAATTGAGGGTGCTACTGTCGGTAAGAAAGTTCATCGTGAAATCCGCGTTCCAAAAACTAGATGGGTTGTGCTTCGCTATCCAAGCCCATCAATGGCACAGCTTGCTAAAATGAGCACAGACGGATTTGAGGACTTTTACTTTAATGTATGTAACCTTGATTATGGCAAAATGGATAAAGCGATGGACAATCTCGTTGACTTGATGAATAAAACAGACGAAGTTAAAATCACTGGTCCTGGAACAGATTTAACTTTCTCTATAAAGGATATACCTGCAATAAAATGCTCAGGACAAATGAACATTCCTGATGGAGAAGTATATACAGCTCCCGTGCGCAATTCTGTTAATGGAACACTTACTTATAATACACCATCTCCATATCAAGGCTTTACTTTTGAACAGGTTAAGCTGACATTCAAGGATGGAAAAATTATTGAAGCTACTTCCAATGATACAGAACGCTTGAACGCAATTCTTGATACGGATGAAGGAGCAAGATTTATCGGCGAATTTGCCATTGGTGTAAATCCATATATCCTTCACCCAATGCAGGATATTCTGTTTGATGAAAAAATCGACGGAAGCTTCCACTTCACTCCAGGACAATGCTATGATGATGCATTCAATGACAACCATTCTAATATCCATTGGGATATGGTCAACATTCAAAGACCTGATTACGGCGGAGGAGAAATTTCCTTTGACGGCGTACTAATTAGAAAAGACGGAAGATTTGTGATACCTGAGTTGGAAGCGCTGAATCCTGAAAATCTAAAATAA
- a CDS encoding YtxH domain-containing protein, whose translation MMTREYETTVVENESSGGKDFLIGAIVGGIVGAATALFLAPKPGKELIQDLNQQAGILKEKGIELSGTVKDKGTEYISIAKDKTGSLGSTVSKHSNDLMGKVKGLGKDEQQTEAAVAAGAENDPFQHEYDEIQRKLEETKKAFDETESKYNQ comes from the coding sequence ATGATGACAAGAGAATACGAAACAACAGTCGTTGAAAATGAAAGTTCAGGTGGAAAAGACTTTTTAATTGGTGCAATTGTAGGAGGAATTGTTGGAGCTGCAACAGCCCTATTCCTTGCTCCAAAGCCTGGTAAAGAACTGATTCAGGATCTTAATCAGCAAGCCGGTATCCTTAAGGAAAAAGGGATTGAGCTTTCTGGAACAGTGAAGGACAAAGGGACAGAATATATCAGCATTGCTAAAGATAAAACTGGCAGCTTAGGCAGCACTGTTTCCAAGCATTCAAACGATTTAATGGGCAAGGTGAAAGGCTTAGGCAAGGATGAACAGCAAACAGAAGCTGCTGTTGCCGCTGGAGCTGAAAATGATCCTTTTCAACACGAGTACGATGAGATTCAAAGAAAGCTGGAAGAAACTAAAAAAGCTTTTGATGAAACAGAAAGCAAATATAACCAATAA
- a CDS encoding DNA translocase FtsK yields the protein MSWFKKVIKQFIKEDHEEMEPFEAAEKQEDPLIRNEWNNEWKKEEDSKIIYKYPKGKFRFPVISDEEIGIPGRQSRQDHQAERRQNAQASERQEPAQAGRQSGQGYTEQQEHTVEKRQNAVTYTGRQEQSLNSNQHAPTNSGRQERQNERRQNVSVNKGMQEVQSDRRHPNRQEISNNRRTSSQAIHSRLKPRELPEESTPNPKSYQSKMPFKPTEIPSPIYGYNNRPKVDEKPKEEVVRTKKIDSSDFLTSVMRRKEAAEQAALRAELQKEESKESKFSEQSGTAETKMESNISNARDIEQIPKEIALNTEASVLNKATVQNSIPAVYSSEEELQPAFIMEETEELNSLIQHEPIVSLVVEEKTQPQEAEDLMYAASTVVYELEEEPLLQEEEKTSAKVDVILPQEEKLYVEPAEVVELEEEPRLQEEEQTSAKVDVILPQEEKLYVEPAEVVELEEEPLLQEEEKTSAKVDVMLPQEEKLHIEPAEVVELEEEPLLQEEEKTSAKVDVMLPQEEKLHVEPAEVVELEERYSTKAESSLQFEELPVIEESAVMLKMEETANSIEEKLDFAVNENIQMEVEQSNHSVVSSEWTEEQPSIEKTEVTAVATTVAKQEQKDVEEIKEPQNAPVKKRALPFNVLMLNTDRKSLETKRKEQQIKKREQATQSITESAAASEAVYRVQEEQAAVSEPIVRVQEEQAAVSEPVVRVQEEQAAASEPIVRVQEEQAVLSEPVVQVQEEQAAVSEPVVRVQEEQAAVSEPVVQVQEEQAAVSEAVVRVQEEQVAVSEPVVRVQEEQAVLSEPVVQVQEEQAAASEPVVQVQEEQVVLSEPVVRVQEEQAVLSEPVVDELPYYVFPEDELLSPPIYNTEHDGWIEEQTELLNHTFKNFNVHAKVVNVTQGPSVTRYEVQPEPGVKVSKITNLSDDLKLSLAAKDIRIEAPIPGKHTIGIEVPNRTSRPVLLSEILNSEEFKESASPLTVALGLDISGKPIVTDLRKMPHGLIAGATGSGKSVCINTMLVSLLYKAKPEDLKLLLIDPKMVELAPYNYIPHLASPVITDVKTATAALKWAVEEMERRYELLAHAGVRDITKFNQLAEQNQQYAQKLPYIVIIIDELADLMMMAPADVEEAISRIAQKARACGIHLLIATQRPSVDVITGLIKANVPTRIAFSVSSQIDSRTVIDISGAEKLLGKGDMLFLENGTSKPVRLQGTFVSDEEIDQVVAHARRERKPDYLFEQEELLKKVQMSEDEDELFYEACEFIIEQGGASTSSLQRNFKIGYNRAARLIDMMEKQGYISEAKGTKPRDVLITEVEFLQLHDTEQH from the coding sequence GTGAGTTGGTTCAAAAAAGTAATAAAGCAGTTTATTAAAGAGGACCACGAAGAGATGGAGCCATTTGAAGCTGCAGAAAAACAAGAAGATCCACTTATTCGAAACGAGTGGAATAATGAGTGGAAAAAAGAAGAAGATTCAAAAATCATTTACAAATATCCTAAAGGAAAATTTCGTTTTCCCGTCATTTCGGACGAAGAAATAGGCATTCCTGGCAGACAAAGCAGACAGGACCATCAAGCAGAACGACGGCAGAATGCTCAAGCATCGGAAAGACAAGAGCCTGCTCAAGCAGGAAGGCAAAGTGGACAGGGCTATACAGAACAACAAGAACATACTGTTGAAAAAAGGCAAAATGCGGTTACCTATACTGGGAGGCAAGAGCAGTCTCTAAACAGTAATCAACACGCGCCAACTAATTCAGGCAGACAAGAGCGTCAGAATGAAAGAAGACAGAATGTGTCAGTAAATAAAGGCATGCAGGAGGTTCAATCAGACAGAAGGCATCCAAACAGGCAGGAGATTTCTAACAACAGAAGAACAAGCTCTCAAGCCATACATAGCAGGCTGAAGCCGCGGGAACTACCTGAAGAAAGCACTCCAAATCCGAAGAGCTACCAGTCAAAAATGCCTTTTAAACCGACAGAAATCCCGTCTCCTATTTATGGATATAATAATAGGCCGAAAGTCGATGAAAAACCAAAAGAGGAAGTAGTGCGCACAAAAAAAATTGACAGCAGTGATTTCCTTACTTCTGTCATGAGAAGAAAAGAAGCAGCAGAACAAGCCGCTTTAAGAGCAGAGTTGCAGAAGGAAGAGTCAAAAGAAAGCAAGTTCTCTGAACAAAGCGGTACCGCAGAAACCAAAATGGAGTCCAATATTTCAAATGCAAGGGATATAGAGCAAATCCCTAAAGAAATAGCCTTAAATACAGAAGCTTCAGTACTAAACAAAGCAACAGTCCAAAATTCCATTCCGGCAGTATATTCAAGTGAGGAAGAACTGCAGCCGGCGTTCATAATGGAAGAAACGGAAGAGTTGAATTCTCTAATTCAACATGAACCAATTGTTAGCTTAGTAGTAGAAGAAAAAACACAGCCACAAGAGGCAGAAGATTTAATGTACGCTGCGTCGACAGTCGTTTATGAGCTGGAGGAGGAACCACTTCTTCAAGAGGAGGAAAAGACCTCAGCGAAAGTAGATGTGATTCTGCCACAGGAAGAGAAGCTGTATGTTGAGCCAGCAGAGGTTGTGGAGCTGGAGGAAGAACCACGTCTTCAAGAAGAGGAACAAACCTCAGCGAAAGTAGATGTGATTCTGCCACAGGAAGAGAAGCTGTATGTTGAGCCAGCAGAGGTTGTGGAGCTGGAGGAAGAACCACTTCTTCAAGAGGAGGAAAAGACCTCAGCGAAAGTAGATGTGATGCTGCCACAGGAAGAGAAGCTGCATATTGAGCCAGCAGAGGTTGTGGAGCTGGAGGAAGAACCACTTCTTCAAGAAGAGGAAAAGACCTCAGCGAAAGTAGATGTGATGCTGCCACAGGAAGAGAAGCTGCATGTTGAGCCAGCAGAAGTTGTGGAGCTGGAGGAGCGTTATTCAACTAAAGCAGAGAGCAGCTTGCAATTTGAAGAGCTTCCAGTTATCGAAGAGTCGGCAGTAATGCTTAAAATGGAAGAAACAGCAAATAGTATAGAAGAGAAGTTAGATTTTGCTGTAAATGAAAATATACAAATGGAAGTGGAGCAGTCAAACCATTCGGTTGTATCATCTGAATGGACAGAAGAGCAACCTTCTATTGAAAAAACAGAAGTAACGGCAGTAGCCACGACCGTTGCAAAACAGGAACAAAAAGATGTGGAAGAAATTAAGGAACCACAGAATGCTCCTGTAAAGAAAAGAGCTTTACCTTTTAATGTGTTAATGTTAAATACTGATAGGAAATCCCTTGAAACAAAAAGAAAAGAACAGCAAATAAAGAAGCGAGAGCAAGCTACTCAATCAATAACTGAAAGTGCAGCAGCGTCTGAAGCAGTCTACCGAGTACAAGAGGAACAGGCAGCCGTGTCAGAGCCAATTGTTCGAGTACAAGAGGAACAGGCAGCGGTGTCAGAGCCAGTTGTCCGAGTGCAAGAGGAACAGGCAGCGGCGTCAGAGCCAATTGTTCGAGTACAAGAGGAACAAGCAGTGTTGTCAGAGCCAGTTGTTCAAGTGCAAGAGGAACAGGCAGCCGTGTCAGAGCCAGTTGTTCGAGTGCAAGAGGAACAGGCAGCGGTGTCAGAGCCAGTTGTTCAAGTGCAAGAGGAACAGGCAGCAGTGTCAGAGGCAGTTGTCCGAGTGCAGGAGGAACAAGTAGCCGTGTCAGAGCCAGTTGTCCGAGTACAAGAGGAACAGGCAGTGTTGTCAGAGCCAGTAGTTCAAGTGCAAGAGGAACAGGCAGCAGCGTCAGAGCCAGTTGTTCAAGTACAAGAGGAACAGGTAGTGTTGTCAGAGCCAGTAGTTCGAGTACAAGAGGAACAGGCAGTGTTGTCAGAGCCAGTTGTCGACGAGCTGCCGTATTATGTTTTCCCTGAGGATGAACTTTTGAGCCCGCCGATCTATAATACAGAGCATGATGGCTGGATAGAAGAACAGACGGAGCTTTTGAACCATACTTTTAAAAACTTCAATGTACATGCAAAAGTGGTGAATGTTACTCAAGGACCATCTGTTACAAGGTATGAAGTACAGCCTGAGCCTGGTGTTAAGGTCAGCAAAATCACTAATCTATCAGATGATTTGAAATTGAGCCTAGCTGCTAAAGACATTCGGATTGAGGCGCCTATTCCTGGGAAGCATACAATCGGAATCGAGGTTCCTAATCGTACGAGCAGACCTGTTTTGCTGAGTGAAATCCTTAATAGTGAAGAATTTAAAGAATCTGCTTCACCATTGACGGTTGCTTTAGGACTTGATATTTCCGGCAAGCCGATTGTCACTGATTTGCGTAAAATGCCGCATGGGCTAATTGCAGGAGCAACAGGCTCTGGTAAAAGTGTTTGTATCAATACGATGCTTGTAAGTCTTCTTTATAAGGCAAAGCCAGAAGACTTGAAGCTGTTACTCATTGATCCAAAAATGGTAGAGCTTGCGCCATATAATTATATTCCTCATTTGGCTAGTCCTGTTATTACAGATGTGAAAACAGCAACAGCTGCATTAAAATGGGCTGTTGAGGAGATGGAGCGGCGTTATGAGCTGCTTGCACATGCAGGTGTAAGGGATATAACGAAATTTAATCAGCTTGCTGAACAAAACCAACAATACGCACAAAAGCTGCCGTATATTGTTATCATTATTGATGAGCTTGCCGATTTAATGATGATGGCCCCTGCAGATGTAGAGGAAGCCATCAGCAGGATTGCACAAAAGGCAAGAGCTTGCGGCATCCATTTGCTTATTGCCACACAGAGACCGTCTGTAGACGTTATTACAGGGCTTATAAAAGCAAATGTACCGACACGGATAGCATTTTCTGTATCATCTCAAATTGACTCAAGAACAGTTATTGATATAAGTGGAGCAGAAAAACTCCTTGGAAAGGGAGATATGCTCTTCTTAGAGAATGGGACATCAAAGCCAGTTCGTTTACAAGGAACATTTGTTTCAGATGAAGAAATTGACCAAGTCGTTGCACATGCAAGAAGAGAGAGAAAGCCAGATTATTTATTTGAACAAGAAGAGCTATTGAAAAAGGTGCAAATGTCAGAAGATGAAGATGAGCTTTTCTATGAAGCGTGCGAATTTATCATTGAACAAGGCGGCGCATCTACATCCAGTCTTCAAAGAAACTTTAAAATCGGCTATAATCGAGCAGCACGACTAATTGACATGATGGAAAAGCAGGGGTATATTTCAGAGGCAAAAGGCACAAAGCCTAGGGATGTACTTATAACAGAAGTGGAGTTTTTACAGCTCCATGACACAGAGCAACATTAA